One part of the Methylobacterium mesophilicum SR1.6/6 genome encodes these proteins:
- a CDS encoding MucR family transcriptional regulator has translation MGENVEMVEAVAIDYVQITADIVSAYVSKNSVRPANMAELIASTHAALAGLSQSAKHQAQSAEKATPAQIRKSIRPDALISFIDGKPYKTLKRHIIRNGLTFDEYRERFGLPRDYPSTAANYSALRSEMAYKNRLGQQRRNASPKAAAPTETTSEKPKRAGRPRKAKDGAEA, from the coding sequence GTGGGCGAGAACGTTGAGATGGTCGAGGCTGTTGCCATCGATTATGTACAAATCACGGCCGATATCGTCTCGGCCTACGTGTCCAAGAACTCGGTTCGGCCAGCTAACATGGCGGAGCTGATCGCCAGCACGCACGCTGCGCTCGCCGGCCTCAGTCAGAGCGCCAAGCATCAGGCGCAGTCGGCCGAGAAGGCAACCCCCGCTCAAATTCGGAAGTCGATCAGGCCGGACGCGCTGATCAGCTTCATTGATGGCAAGCCGTACAAGACGCTGAAGCGTCACATCATCCGCAATGGCCTGACGTTCGACGAGTACCGCGAGCGCTTCGGCCTGCCGCGGGATTACCCCTCAACGGCGGCCAACTACTCGGCGTTGCGTTCAGAAATGGCTTACAAGAATAGGCTCGGCCAACAGCGTCGGAACGCATCCCCGAAGGCTGCGGCGCCCACTGAGACCACCTCCGAGAAGCCGAAGAGAGCCGGGCGACCACGGAAGGCCAAGGACGGTGCTGAGGCGTAA
- a CDS encoding ParA family protein: protein MPVIAFANPKGGSGKSTSALLLATELAVKGASVTIIDADPERWISQWAKLPGKPENITIISDVTEESVVDAIDSAEREAAFVIVDLEGTASLLVANTIGMADLVVIPTQGSSMDAKGAAKTIRLIRNSEKLSRRRIAHAVLLTRTGAAVTSRALRNVQEQLQAGGIEMFETAIVERAAFKDLFDFGGTLLGLAATQTSNLEKAIQNAREFAGEVVSKLKAASARSAA, encoded by the coding sequence ATGCCCGTCATAGCCTTCGCCAACCCGAAGGGCGGCTCCGGCAAGTCGACCAGCGCCCTGCTGCTGGCGACCGAGTTGGCCGTAAAGGGGGCTTCTGTCACCATCATCGACGCTGACCCAGAGCGTTGGATCAGCCAGTGGGCGAAACTCCCCGGAAAGCCTGAGAACATCACGATCATCAGCGACGTGACGGAAGAGAGCGTCGTGGACGCGATCGATAGTGCCGAGCGCGAAGCCGCCTTCGTGATCGTGGATCTGGAGGGTACAGCTAGCTTGTTGGTAGCCAATACCATCGGCATGGCTGATTTGGTGGTGATCCCTACCCAAGGATCAAGCATGGATGCCAAGGGGGCGGCGAAGACGATCCGCCTCATCCGCAACTCGGAGAAGCTGTCGCGGCGGCGCATAGCCCATGCGGTCCTGCTCACTCGAACCGGCGCAGCCGTGACGTCTCGCGCCCTGCGCAATGTGCAGGAGCAGTTGCAGGCCGGCGGTATCGAGATGTTCGAAACTGCGATCGTGGAGCGGGCCGCCTTCAAGGATCTGTTCGATTTCGGCGGCACACTTTTGGGGCTCGCCGCGACGCAGACGAGCAACCTCGAAAAGGCCATCCAGAACGCCCGCGAGTTCGCAGGAGAGGTGGTCTCGAAGCTGAAGGCAGCGAGCGCGAGGTCTGCAGCGTGA
- a CDS encoding recombinase family protein — MTSAFVSYLRVSTERQGRSGLGLEAQRRAVADFLNGGSWRHVAELVEVESGSRDNRPRLAEAMALCRLHGATLVIAKLDRLSRDAAFLLNLQKAGVRFVAADMPEANELVVGIMAVVAQAERKMISVRTKAALAAAKARGVRLGKPENLSNRETGQARGRTQQARRAEERARDLAPMIAAARAEGAVSLRQIAASLNARGIPAARGGAWSAAQIQRVLIQV, encoded by the coding sequence ATGACTTCCGCCTTCGTGTCCTACCTGCGGGTCTCGACGGAGCGGCAGGGCCGGTCCGGCCTCGGGCTGGAGGCGCAGCGGCGGGCGGTCGCCGACTTCCTCAACGGCGGCTCGTGGCGCCACGTGGCCGAACTGGTCGAGGTGGAGAGCGGGTCACGGGACAACCGCCCTCGCCTCGCGGAGGCTATGGCGCTCTGTCGGCTGCACGGGGCAACGCTGGTGATCGCCAAGCTCGACCGCCTCTCGCGCGATGCTGCCTTCCTGCTCAATCTGCAGAAGGCCGGCGTACGGTTCGTGGCGGCCGACATGCCCGAAGCCAACGAACTGGTGGTCGGCATCATGGCCGTGGTCGCGCAGGCCGAGCGTAAGATGATCAGCGTCCGGACCAAGGCGGCTTTGGCCGCGGCGAAGGCCCGGGGCGTGCGGCTGGGCAAACCAGAGAACCTTTCGAACCGGGAGACCGGACAGGCGCGCGGACGGACGCAACAGGCACGTCGAGCGGAGGAGCGGGCGCGGGATCTTGCGCCGATGATTGCAGCCGCCAGAGCTGAGGGCGCTGTGTCGTTGCGCCAGATCGCGGCTTCGCTGAACGCCCGCGGCATCCCGGCAGCTCGGGGCGGAGCATGGTCAGCGGCGCAGATCCAAAGGGTCCTTATCCAGGTATGA
- a CDS encoding DUF433 domain-containing protein, whose protein sequence is MTTAGSRTVIAAFTEEEAQRLTGISLTQLRYWRRLSFFVPSLKVEMSEGEETRLYSFRDLICLQVLDRLRNENGVSLQHLREVKAKLVDLGDDVWARTTLYVLNKRVVFDHPETGRREEVTTGQGVLSIPLEIVRADMERNVRQLRTRSSDNYGRVQSVRGVARSNPVIAGTAIQVASIKAYADAGYTVQQIIEEYPTLTERDVEAALAHAAAA, encoded by the coding sequence ATGACGACGGCCGGATCTAGGACCGTCATCGCTGCCTTCACTGAGGAAGAGGCGCAGCGTCTGACGGGCATCAGCCTGACGCAGCTCAGGTATTGGAGACGCTTGTCCTTTTTTGTTCCGAGCCTGAAGGTCGAGATGAGCGAAGGCGAGGAGACGCGCCTCTACTCGTTCCGTGACCTCATCTGTCTGCAGGTGCTGGACCGGCTGCGGAATGAGAACGGCGTCTCGCTGCAGCACCTTCGCGAGGTGAAGGCGAAACTCGTCGATCTGGGCGATGATGTGTGGGCGAGAACGACGCTCTACGTCCTCAATAAGCGCGTCGTCTTTGACCATCCCGAGACAGGCCGGCGAGAAGAAGTCACGACCGGCCAAGGCGTGCTCAGCATCCCGCTCGAAATCGTTCGAGCAGACATGGAGCGCAACGTCCGGCAGCTGCGCACGCGGAGCTCTGATAATTATGGAAGGGTCCAGAGCGTGCGAGGGGTCGCAAGGAGCAACCCCGTGATCGCCGGTACGGCGATCCAGGTCGCGAGCATCAAGGCCTATGCCGACGCCGGCTACACGGTCCAGCAGATCATCGAAGAGTATCCGACGCTGACGGAGCGCGACGTTGAAGCGGCCCTGGCCCACGCCGCCGCTGCCTGA
- a CDS encoding DUF5615 family PIN-like protein codes for MKRPWPTPPLPEAAPAKLIIRVLLDEGVPVSVARAFEGCGHVAIRHADVLAPGSDDLLVARTAQVNDATLIAIDKDMKRITGRYGEADPKFQLLNVIKIGCSEPLAAARIEQAMQLIELEWRFRCQQRGRRLYIEIGPHWIRTHR; via the coding sequence TTGAAGCGGCCCTGGCCCACGCCGCCGCTGCCTGAGGCCGCCCCAGCAAAACTGATTATCCGCGTCCTCCTCGACGAAGGCGTGCCTGTCTCTGTGGCTCGGGCGTTCGAGGGATGCGGCCATGTAGCTATCCGGCACGCGGACGTCTTGGCCCCGGGTTCGGACGATTTGCTCGTGGCGCGAACCGCGCAGGTCAACGACGCGACGCTGATCGCGATCGACAAAGACATGAAGCGCATCACTGGCCGCTACGGGGAGGCGGATCCGAAATTCCAGCTGCTCAATGTGATTAAAATCGGTTGCTCAGAACCGCTGGCTGCAGCGCGGATAGAGCAGGCGATGCAGCTGATCGAGCTGGAATGGCGGTTTCGCTGCCAGCAGCGGGGCCGACGCCTCTACATCGAGATCGGGCCGCACTGGATACGCACCCACCGCTAG
- a CDS encoding helix-turn-helix domain-containing protein has translation MITGSQLFKARISIGWTPPELAKRAKVPLSAVARAEGSPGEPVVTIAQLNALVQALRAVGASFPPADLPRGGT, from the coding sequence GTGATCACCGGCTCGCAGCTTTTCAAAGCACGCATCTCAATCGGCTGGACACCTCCGGAGCTGGCCAAGCGCGCAAAGGTGCCTCTGAGTGCCGTGGCGCGAGCCGAGGGCAGTCCCGGCGAACCGGTGGTCACCATCGCGCAGCTCAACGCCTTAGTGCAGGCTCTGCGCGCTGTCGGCGCCAGCTTCCCGCCTGCCGACCTGCCGCGAGGCGGCACATAA